The following proteins are co-located in the Paenibacillus sp. JNUCC32 genome:
- a CDS encoding ABC transporter ATP-binding protein yields MSTNILEVNELKTFYRTRLKEHVYAVDGVSFSLEKGKTLGIAGESGCGKSTLALSLMGFYFPPLHFGSGSIVINGTDIMKLGKEQLRSRVSGREISYIPQAAMNALNPTLKIIRFIEDIMKEHRPELNKKQVWDMAAERFETLNLSTKVLNSYPNELSGGMKQRTVIAISTILNPKVLIADEPTSALDVTSQKAVIKLLKSLLDRGFIQSLVFITHELPLLYHVTDDIIVMYAGEIVERGTAEQMIFDPIHPYTKKLMGSIIVPEEGMKGHKLAAIPGTPPNLKNVPEGCRFADRCSYVQDACRKGKITSRTVGDRIYRCIVEPDVLKEWYANEGE; encoded by the coding sequence TTGAGCACAAATATACTGGAAGTTAACGAATTGAAAACCTTTTACCGTACCCGGCTGAAGGAGCATGTATATGCCGTAGACGGCGTGAGCTTCTCGCTCGAGAAGGGGAAGACGCTTGGCATTGCCGGCGAATCCGGCTGCGGCAAATCGACCCTTGCCCTCAGCCTGATGGGATTCTATTTTCCCCCGCTGCATTTCGGCAGCGGCTCGATTGTCATCAACGGCACGGACATTATGAAGCTCGGCAAGGAACAGCTTCGTTCCCGGGTGTCGGGAAGAGAGATATCGTATATTCCGCAAGCGGCCATGAATGCCCTGAATCCAACGCTCAAAATCATTCGATTCATCGAGGATATCATGAAGGAGCACCGCCCCGAGCTGAACAAGAAGCAGGTGTGGGATATGGCGGCGGAGCGGTTCGAGACCTTGAATTTGTCGACCAAGGTGCTGAACTCCTATCCGAACGAGCTGTCGGGGGGCATGAAGCAGAGAACGGTCATCGCGATTTCCACCATTCTGAATCCGAAAGTGCTGATTGCGGACGAACCGACCTCGGCTCTGGACGTAACCTCGCAGAAAGCGGTTATCAAGCTGCTGAAGAGCCTGCTGGACCGCGGCTTTATCCAATCCCTTGTCTTCATCACGCACGAGCTGCCGCTGCTCTATCATGTAACGGATGACATCATCGTCATGTACGCGGGGGAAATCGTGGAGCGGGGAACCGCGGAGCAAATGATATTTGACCCTATCCATCCTTATACGAAAAAGCTGATGGGCTCCATCATCGTGCCCGAGGAGGGCATGAAGGGCCATAAGCTTGCCGCCATTCCGGGGACCCCGCCCAATCTGAAGAACGTGCCGGAGGGCTGCCGGTTCGCCGACCGCTGCTCCTATGTGCAGGATGCCTGCCGGAAGGGCAAGATAACGAGCCGGACCGTGGGGGATCGAATCTATCGGTGCATCGTGGAGCCTGATGTGCTTAAGGAGTGGTATGCGAATGAAGGGGAATGA
- a CDS encoding ABC transporter ATP-binding protein: protein MKGNDVLIRGEHLTKVFGYGKQKTTAVEDVSFTFHEGEIISIVGESGSGKTTLAKMIMGLLKESSGTIEYMGKPRRLKRHGDRKRYWKNIQAIFQDPFSSFNLFYKVEKLLLDCIKLQGDKLTKEEQFRKMKEACSFVNLKFEELHNKYPFELSGGQMQRLMIARIFMLHPKLLIADEPTSMVDACSRSTILDMLLKLRDENNMTIIFITHDVGLAYYVSDTLYIMEQGKVVERGPAEEVILNPQHPYTQQLISDVPKIHSEWDLA, encoded by the coding sequence ATGAAGGGGAATGACGTACTGATTCGGGGAGAGCATCTCACGAAGGTGTTCGGTTACGGGAAGCAGAAGACAACCGCCGTGGAGGATGTCAGCTTTACCTTTCATGAAGGCGAAATCATATCGATTGTCGGCGAGAGCGGAAGCGGCAAAACGACGCTGGCAAAAATGATCATGGGCTTGCTGAAAGAGAGCAGCGGGACGATTGAATATATGGGCAAACCGAGACGGCTGAAGCGGCATGGAGACCGCAAGCGCTATTGGAAGAACATTCAGGCGATTTTCCAGGACCCGTTCTCTTCGTTCAACCTGTTCTACAAAGTGGAGAAGCTGCTGCTCGACTGCATTAAGCTGCAGGGAGATAAACTGACGAAGGAGGAGCAATTCCGCAAGATGAAGGAAGCGTGTTCCTTCGTCAATCTAAAATTCGAAGAGCTGCACAATAAATATCCGTTCGAATTGTCCGGCGGGCAGATGCAGCGCCTGATGATCGCCCGGATTTTCATGCTTCATCCGAAGCTGCTTATTGCGGATGAACCGACCTCCATGGTCGATGCGTGCTCGCGGTCCACGATCCTTGACATGCTCTTGAAGCTGCGGGATGAGAATAACATGACGATTATTTTTATAACCCATGACGTAGGGCTAGCTTATTATGTAAGCGATACGCTGTATATTATGGAACAGGGGAAAGTCGTGGAGCGCGGACCGGCGGAAGAGGTTATCCTGAACCCGCAGCATCCGTATACGCAGCAGCTGATATCGGATGTGCCCAAGATCCATTCCGAGTGGGATCTGGCATAA
- a CDS encoding PAS domain S-box protein encodes MHSYFLGATVLVLAAMTILFLIILYRCGYQRKLSHRALDMAESRFRMLDDMLLTLDVGIWSYDVGTRTIRNTSLAFHKITGYSHRDFSDGLSWETMIHPEDMALFRTLVDKLRQGEAVHTEYRILHAEGDVRWVQVKMIPTMNETGQIVRTDGIAIDITTRFRMEEALYDMAECKKMEQALKESMNRYRRLVELSPIAIAVCKERKLMYVNPAGLRILGAAGPDKILGTDPWDWVFDPYEEWARKRLTQLIRSRRVVPEELSIKRVDGERVDVVATALYDEESDAIEIFFEDITARKSAERALMESDRINRHILDIAPVAMFLHSDFSYIYANPAGLSLLGITDIAQLDGTSFQDVIPSDQLEFVASEVEHVYKSGTTSELAGNKLVRLDGMIIDIEAITTPIPYIGDNTALTIIRDVTEQKQAERERIAAERLVRESEDRYFRLQMSLDQFSSDLFGMVKISELNARIVQEIRKVLGTDRVSLIRINHHSLHIKIQGGSKELPQRVLHAIHKCGPEHIPLCKLFETCDGYFVKIGEMNGDSSIVCIAGEAPLLMIQAKKIWLETITRYASVLYDNFRVIEDLTRELEKLGSSQQIMPLWLLRLMLHLSENERKRLSQDLHDAALQEQIIWYRKLNQITSDLDLPEHLRPQLEEIEQGLLDVIYQIRITCNELRPPLLKEEGLERSLEALFEFTQLRTNYSIQFDCSNFVDDISDDHLIGLYRIVQELLANATKHSNATEVKLRLSTQSDEVNLSYEDNGVGIDPSQKPDQFNSMGIGGMKERVRSMNGKIQFDSSDSGGLAVYISITAK; translated from the coding sequence ATGCACAGCTACTTCTTGGGGGCAACCGTTTTGGTGTTGGCCGCCATGACGATTCTTTTCTTGATTATCTTATACAGATGTGGTTATCAGCGGAAGTTAAGCCATCGGGCCTTGGACATGGCCGAGAGCAGGTTCCGCATGCTTGACGATATGCTGCTTACGCTGGATGTCGGGATTTGGTCATACGATGTCGGCACCAGGACCATACGAAATACATCCTTGGCTTTTCATAAAATCACGGGTTATTCGCATCGCGATTTCTCGGACGGGCTCTCCTGGGAAACGATGATTCATCCCGAGGATATGGCGCTGTTCCGAACCTTGGTTGACAAGCTCCGGCAAGGCGAGGCGGTCCATACCGAATACCGCATCCTCCACGCGGAGGGCGACGTACGCTGGGTTCAGGTGAAAATGATTCCGACGATGAATGAGACCGGGCAAATCGTCCGTACCGATGGCATTGCCATTGACATCACCACCCGATTCCGCATGGAAGAGGCGCTGTATGATATGGCGGAATGCAAGAAGATGGAGCAGGCGCTCAAGGAAAGCATGAACCGGTATCGCCGCCTCGTGGAATTATCGCCTATTGCCATCGCGGTGTGCAAAGAACGCAAGCTGATGTACGTGAATCCCGCCGGACTTCGGATCCTTGGAGCCGCTGGACCCGACAAGATCCTGGGCACCGATCCTTGGGACTGGGTGTTTGATCCCTATGAGGAGTGGGCACGCAAACGGCTTACGCAGCTGATTCGCAGCAGGCGGGTCGTTCCCGAGGAGTTATCCATAAAGCGGGTGGACGGAGAGCGGGTCGATGTCGTGGCGACGGCCCTGTATGACGAGGAATCGGACGCCATTGAAATTTTCTTCGAGGATATTACCGCCCGTAAATCAGCGGAAAGGGCTCTGATGGAGAGCGACCGTATCAACCGCCACATTCTGGATATCGCACCGGTCGCGATGTTCCTGCACTCCGATTTTTCTTACATTTATGCCAATCCCGCTGGCTTATCCTTATTGGGAATTACGGACATCGCGCAATTGGACGGCACCTCCTTCCAGGACGTGATTCCTTCCGACCAGCTCGAGTTCGTGGCGTCTGAGGTTGAACATGTGTACAAAAGCGGGACTACCTCCGAGCTCGCGGGAAATAAGCTGGTCCGGCTGGATGGAATGATCATCGATATCGAGGCCATCACGACGCCGATCCCTTATATAGGCGATAATACGGCGCTTACCATTATTCGGGATGTAACGGAACAGAAGCAGGCCGAACGCGAGCGGATTGCGGCAGAGCGGCTTGTCCGGGAGAGCGAGGACCGGTATTTCAGGCTTCAGATGAGCCTGGATCAATTCTCCTCGGATCTGTTCGGGATGGTGAAGATCAGCGAATTGAACGCCCGGATCGTGCAGGAGATCAGGAAAGTGCTGGGAACGGACCGGGTGAGCCTGATCCGGATCAACCACCACAGCCTGCATATCAAGATTCAAGGCGGCAGCAAAGAGCTGCCGCAAAGGGTGCTTCACGCGATCCATAAATGCGGCCCCGAGCATATTCCGCTTTGCAAGCTGTTTGAGACGTGCGACGGATATTTCGTCAAGATCGGGGAGATGAACGGGGACAGCAGCATCGTCTGCATCGCAGGCGAGGCCCCGCTGCTCATGATTCAGGCCAAGAAAATATGGCTGGAGACGATTACCCGCTATGCAAGCGTCCTGTACGATAATTTTCGCGTGATTGAGGACTTGACGAGGGAGCTGGAGAAGCTGGGATCCTCACAGCAGATCATGCCCCTTTGGCTGCTGCGGCTGATGCTGCATCTCTCCGAGAATGAGCGGAAGCGACTGTCCCAGGATCTTCACGATGCCGCGCTCCAGGAACAGATTATTTGGTACAGGAAATTGAATCAGATTACATCCGATCTTGATCTGCCGGAACATCTGCGTCCACAGCTGGAGGAGATTGAGCAGGGGCTTTTGGATGTCATTTATCAGATCCGAATCACTTGCAATGAGCTTCGCCCACCGCTGCTGAAGGAAGAGGGGCTGGAACGTTCGCTTGAGGCATTGTTTGAATTCACCCAGCTCCGCACCAATTACTCCATACAGTTCGACTGCTCGAACTTCGTTGATGATATCAGTGACGACCATTTGATCGGGTTGTACAGGATCGTTCAGGAGCTGCTGGCGAATGCCACGAAGCATTCCAATGCGACGGAGGTAAAGCTTCGTTTGTCCACCCAGTCGGATGAGGTCAATCTGAGTTATGAAGATAACGGAGTCGGAATCGATCCCAGCCAAAAGCCGGATCAATTCAACAGTATGGGAATCGGCGGCATGAAGGAAAGGGTGAGAAGCATGAACGGCAAAATCCAGTTCGACTCATCGGATAGCGGGGGGCTGGCTGTCTATATATCGATAACGGCAAAGTAA
- a CDS encoding ABC transporter permease gives MNSSFRILIKSPKFMFGACMLLAMIGMVLIYPLFNRNDPLEMIALAYQPPDSKLLLGSDNFGRDLFLELIYGIRTSLQVGLIAGVFATVIGLVIGLASGYIGGMIDNLLTAITNIFIVIPSFVILILISVSIDSRSSFVTAVIIGITSWPWTARAVRAQTSSLRNRDHVNIAKISGYSTPRIIVSEILPYIASYVVMAFVLQTASGILSEASISMLGLGPYNTISLGIIMNWALVFEAPVAGAWWAFIPAAISIAIITFSLYMMNTGMDEIFNPKIRS, from the coding sequence ATGAACAGTTCCTTTCGCATATTGATCAAATCGCCAAAGTTTATGTTCGGAGCCTGCATGCTGCTGGCCATGATCGGCATGGTGCTGATCTACCCGCTCTTTAACCGCAATGACCCGCTGGAAATGATCGCGCTGGCATATCAACCGCCGGACTCGAAGCTGCTGCTCGGGTCGGATAACTTCGGCAGGGATTTATTTCTTGAATTGATCTACGGCATTCGGACCTCCCTGCAGGTAGGGCTGATTGCCGGCGTATTTGCTACCGTCATCGGCCTTGTGATCGGTTTAGCCTCAGGTTATATCGGAGGCATGATCGATAATCTGCTGACCGCGATCACCAACATTTTCATCGTGATTCCTTCCTTTGTCATCCTGATTTTGATCTCGGTGAGCATCGATTCGCGCAGCTCGTTTGTCACGGCGGTCATCATCGGCATCACCAGCTGGCCCTGGACGGCCAGGGCCGTAAGGGCGCAAACCTCCTCATTGCGAAACCGGGATCACGTGAACATCGCCAAAATTTCCGGGTACAGCACGCCGCGCATCATTGTCTCGGAGATTTTGCCGTACATCGCCTCCTATGTCGTGATGGCTTTCGTGCTGCAGACGGCATCGGGCATTCTCTCCGAGGCTTCCATCTCGATGCTGGGACTCGGCCCTTACAACACGATTTCCCTCGGCATCATCATGAATTGGGCGCTCGTCTTCGAAGCGCCGGTTGCCGGGGCCTGGTGGGCCTTTATCCCGGCGGCGATTTCCATCGCCATCATCACCTTCTCCTTGTACATGATGAACACCGGCATGGATGAAATATTCAATCCGAAGATTAGGAGCTGA
- a CDS encoding ABC transporter permease: MSVYGKYIVKKFFWYFLTLVIAVTLNFLLPRMIEGNPVSMIVSEMTQGMTDSDTIKRVYETFLVEFGIDKPLWEQFFIYLKNLATGNLGTSFGLYPKPVTEILASAVPWTIGLQLPAILVGWIIGNVLGAVAAYRKGVFDKVIFPVALFVNSIPFFTLAIIMLYVFALSLNWFPLHGGYDYQMVPTLSFEFFASVLRHHTLPFLSIVLVTIGGQAIGMREMSIYELNSDYVLYSKLLGIRDSKIAKYVFRNAMLPQITGLALSIGTMVGGSLICEIVFSYPGIGTWMFTAIRQLDYPLISGCTLLIALAVLLANFTIDLIYGWIDPRIKAAQMEDQ, from the coding sequence TTGAGTGTTTACGGAAAATATATCGTCAAGAAGTTCTTCTGGTATTTTCTGACGCTGGTAATCGCCGTTACGCTGAACTTTCTGTTGCCCCGGATGATTGAGGGGAATCCGGTCAGCATGATCGTGTCCGAGATGACGCAGGGGATGACCGACAGCGATACGATCAAGCGGGTCTATGAGACTTTTCTCGTGGAGTTCGGCATCGACAAGCCTTTATGGGAACAATTCTTCATCTATCTGAAAAATTTGGCGACCGGCAACCTGGGCACTTCGTTCGGGCTGTATCCGAAACCGGTCACGGAGATTTTGGCCTCGGCAGTGCCGTGGACGATCGGTCTCCAGCTTCCGGCCATCCTGGTTGGCTGGATCATCGGCAACGTGCTGGGCGCCGTTGCGGCATACCGCAAGGGCGTGTTCGATAAAGTGATTTTTCCGGTGGCTTTATTCGTGAATTCCATTCCGTTCTTCACGCTGGCCATCATCATGCTGTACGTGTTCGCGCTGTCCCTGAACTGGTTTCCGCTGCATGGCGGCTACGACTATCAGATGGTGCCGACGCTCAGCTTTGAATTCTTCGCTTCGGTGCTTCGGCATCACACGCTTCCTTTCCTGTCGATCGTGCTGGTGACCATCGGGGGTCAAGCCATCGGCATGCGCGAGATGTCCATCTATGAGCTCAATTCGGATTATGTGCTGTACAGCAAGCTGCTCGGGATACGGGATTCCAAGATCGCGAAATATGTATTCCGGAATGCCATGCTGCCCCAGATAACGGGACTGGCGTTATCCATCGGCACGATGGTAGGCGGCTCTCTGATTTGCGAGATCGTGTTCAGTTATCCGGGGATCGGAACCTGGATGTTCACGGCGATCCGTCAGCTCGATTATCCGTTAATTTCTGGCTGCACCCTCTTGATCGCCTTGGCTGTGCTGCTGGCCAACTTTACGATCGACTTAATCTACGGCTGGATCGATCCGAGAATCAAGGCCGCTCAGATGGAGGATCAATAA
- a CDS encoding ABC transporter substrate-binding protein, whose product MKLKTVLRPMFILLLAASFFVAGCQSVTPPPTASETPPPNEEVKTPGGSEEPAPQGDAKATPRNETLYVNGLQWGAPTNFNLLSGNPAFPINYGNSRELVYETLFMVNQLTGELEPLLGTKYEWTDDLNLRIELNQDAKWSDGKPFTSDDVVYTYQLGKKYDINWSSFWTYIEDVTADGPQTVNITLNKDNPNKLTVLDSIEIMPMLPKHVWEEVEKKANNDLATIRKEVNEDPIGTGPYKMYFYNDQKITIIRDDNYWGQALFGKLPAPKYITHVIYKDNAAGDLAFKSGQVDVSQQFIPQVWKMWEGGAPVKTYIKEAPYYVPGSMPSIFFNMTKEGLDNADVRRAIAMAIDYGKISELAISGYSAPMEPSLTLNTEAEAKYVDQAAIKPLQWTTDVEAANALLDSIGAAKGKDGIRVLNGTRLGPFEIECPYGWSDWNAALEIVAQNAKAIGIEIRTKFPEAPVWTNDLQTGKFDIIMNTPAGGVSPSQPWNRAMTIMYSKGVAPMGEMAFYNWGRYKNDQADAIIEKIPTISDEAELKALYTELTQIWLKDIPSIPLMYRPWVFDTVNESVWKGFPTEGDGSNIPPQISMDGAGIKSLYQIHN is encoded by the coding sequence AGGAAGCGAAGAACCGGCACCGCAGGGCGATGCGAAAGCAACGCCGAGAAACGAAACGCTTTACGTGAACGGCTTGCAATGGGGAGCGCCCACGAATTTCAACCTGCTTAGCGGAAACCCGGCGTTTCCGATCAACTACGGAAATTCGAGGGAACTGGTGTATGAAACGTTGTTTATGGTCAACCAGCTCACAGGCGAGTTAGAGCCGCTGCTTGGGACCAAGTACGAATGGACCGACGATCTCAACTTGCGGATCGAGCTGAACCAGGATGCCAAATGGAGCGACGGCAAGCCGTTCACCTCCGACGATGTCGTCTATACCTACCAGCTTGGCAAAAAGTATGACATCAACTGGAGCAGCTTCTGGACGTACATCGAGGACGTAACGGCAGACGGACCGCAAACGGTGAACATCACACTCAACAAAGACAATCCGAACAAGTTGACGGTGCTCGACAGCATTGAGATCATGCCGATGCTGCCTAAACATGTCTGGGAAGAGGTTGAGAAGAAGGCCAACAACGACCTTGCCACCATTCGGAAGGAAGTCAACGAGGACCCGATCGGAACGGGGCCTTATAAAATGTATTTTTACAATGACCAGAAAATCACGATTATACGGGACGATAACTACTGGGGCCAGGCGCTCTTCGGCAAGCTGCCGGCTCCAAAGTACATCACCCATGTCATCTATAAAGATAATGCCGCGGGCGATCTGGCGTTCAAGAGCGGCCAGGTCGACGTATCGCAGCAGTTTATTCCGCAGGTATGGAAAATGTGGGAAGGCGGGGCTCCGGTCAAAACCTATATCAAAGAGGCGCCTTATTATGTGCCGGGCTCCATGCCGTCGATTTTCTTCAACATGACAAAGGAAGGGCTCGACAATGCGGATGTCCGCAGAGCGATTGCCATGGCAATTGACTACGGCAAAATCTCGGAGCTGGCCATCAGCGGCTACTCCGCCCCGATGGAGCCGTCATTGACGCTCAATACGGAGGCCGAAGCGAAATATGTGGACCAGGCGGCCATCAAACCGCTCCAGTGGACAACGGACGTGGAGGCGGCCAATGCGCTGCTCGATTCCATCGGTGCCGCGAAAGGGAAAGACGGCATCCGCGTTCTGAACGGTACCCGACTCGGTCCGTTTGAGATTGAATGTCCGTACGGCTGGTCGGATTGGAATGCGGCGCTTGAGATCGTCGCCCAGAACGCGAAAGCGATCGGCATCGAGATTCGGACCAAATTCCCGGAAGCGCCGGTATGGACCAATGATCTTCAGACCGGCAAGTTCGACATTATCATGAACACGCCTGCGGGCGGAGTCAGCCCGAGCCAGCCGTGGAACCGCGCCATGACCATCATGTACTCCAAAGGCGTTGCGCCAATGGGCGAAATGGCATTCTACAACTGGGGCCGATACAAGAACGATCAGGCGGATGCCATCATCGAGAAGATTCCTACCATTTCGGACGAAGCCGAATTGAAAGCGCTCTACACCGAATTGACCCAAATCTGGTTGAAGGATATTCCGTCGATTCCGCTCATGTATCGTCCATGGGTATTCGATACGGTTAATGAATCGGTCTGGAAGGGCTTCCCGACCGAAGGGGACGGCAGCAACATCCCTCCTCAAATTTCGATGGATGGGGCCGGCATCAAGTCGCTGTATCAGATTCATAACTGA